In one Magallana gigas chromosome 9, xbMagGiga1.1, whole genome shotgun sequence genomic region, the following are encoded:
- the LOC136271528 gene encoding uncharacterized protein isoform X3 → MVIFHFVIVAFLCKTAVAQVVDCKCRYEENDTFQEADIDPATQICCPKAGVRERFELGQEMDCCGEIAKKTMRNRTHICCKSSGIHERYQEEEEVDCCADGVYKRQTEQCLEKITFQKDVKTTCGNNSEISQPRKNSTKSSRSRIYLPLNPQCRIEIRQKR, encoded by the exons AtggtcatttttcattttgtgaTTGTTGCATTTCTTTGCAAAACGGCTGTTGCTCAAG TTGTAGATTGTAAGTGTAGGTATGAGGAAAATGATACATTCCAAGAAGCAGATATTGACCCAGCAACACAGATCTGCTGCCCAAAAGCAGGGGTCCGAGAACGATTTGAGCTAGGCCAGGAAATGGACTGCTGTGGGG AAATTGCCAAAAAGACTATGCGCAACAGAACACATATTTGCTGCAAAAGTTCAGGTATTCACGAAAGATATCAAGAGGAAGAGGAAGTTGACTGTTGTGCAG ACGGAGTTTACAAACGGCAAACAGAACaatgtttagaaaaaattacatttcaaaagGACGTGAAAACAACATGTGGAAATA ATTCAGAGATATCCCAACCACGAAAAAACAGTACCAAATCGTCCAGAAGCAGAATCTATTTGCCATTGAACCCGCAATGCCGTATTGAG ATTCGGCAAAAACGGTAA
- the LOC136271528 gene encoding uncharacterized protein isoform X1: MVIFHFVIVAFLCKTAVAQVVDCKCRYEENDTFQEADIDPATQICCPKAGVRERFELGQEMDCCGEIAKKTMRNRTHICCKSSGIHERYQEEEEVDCCADGVYKRQTEQCLEKITFQKDVKTTCGNNSEISQPRKNSTKSSRSRIYLPLNPQCRIEVVTLFTERFGKNGKKIKKAIGRLGKALGGKSNPKKPLIIIYL; this comes from the exons AtggtcatttttcattttgtgaTTGTTGCATTTCTTTGCAAAACGGCTGTTGCTCAAG TTGTAGATTGTAAGTGTAGGTATGAGGAAAATGATACATTCCAAGAAGCAGATATTGACCCAGCAACACAGATCTGCTGCCCAAAAGCAGGGGTCCGAGAACGATTTGAGCTAGGCCAGGAAATGGACTGCTGTGGGG AAATTGCCAAAAAGACTATGCGCAACAGAACACATATTTGCTGCAAAAGTTCAGGTATTCACGAAAGATATCAAGAGGAAGAGGAAGTTGACTGTTGTGCAG ACGGAGTTTACAAACGGCAAACAGAACaatgtttagaaaaaattacatttcaaaagGACGTGAAAACAACATGTGGAAATA ATTCAGAGATATCCCAACCACGAAAAAACAGTACCAAATCGTCCAGAAGCAGAATCTATTTGCCATTGAACCCGCAATGCCGTATTGAGGTTGTTACACTTTTTACTGAAAG ATTCGGCAAAAACGGTAAAAAGATCAAGAAAGCTATCGGTCGCCTTGGAAAAGCATTAGGAGGGAAATCAAACCCAAAAAAGCCATTGATAattatttacctgtaa
- the LOC136271528 gene encoding uncharacterized protein isoform X2 gives MVIFHFVIVAFLCKTAVAQDCKCRYEENDTFQEADIDPATQICCPKAGVRERFELGQEMDCCGEIAKKTMRNRTHICCKSSGIHERYQEEEEVDCCADGVYKRQTEQCLEKITFQKDVKTTCGNNSEISQPRKNSTKSSRSRIYLPLNPQCRIEVVTLFTERFGKNGKKIKKAIGRLGKALGGKSNPKKPLIIIYL, from the exons AtggtcatttttcattttgtgaTTGTTGCATTTCTTTGCAAAACGGCTGTTGCTCAAG ATTGTAAGTGTAGGTATGAGGAAAATGATACATTCCAAGAAGCAGATATTGACCCAGCAACACAGATCTGCTGCCCAAAAGCAGGGGTCCGAGAACGATTTGAGCTAGGCCAGGAAATGGACTGCTGTGGGG AAATTGCCAAAAAGACTATGCGCAACAGAACACATATTTGCTGCAAAAGTTCAGGTATTCACGAAAGATATCAAGAGGAAGAGGAAGTTGACTGTTGTGCAG ACGGAGTTTACAAACGGCAAACAGAACaatgtttagaaaaaattacatttcaaaagGACGTGAAAACAACATGTGGAAATA ATTCAGAGATATCCCAACCACGAAAAAACAGTACCAAATCGTCCAGAAGCAGAATCTATTTGCCATTGAACCCGCAATGCCGTATTGAGGTTGTTACACTTTTTACTGAAAG ATTCGGCAAAAACGGTAAAAAGATCAAGAAAGCTATCGGTCGCCTTGGAAAAGCATTAGGAGGGAAATCAAACCCAAAAAAGCCATTGATAattatttacctgtaa